A genome region from Triticum aestivum cultivar Chinese Spring chromosome 2B, IWGSC CS RefSeq v2.1, whole genome shotgun sequence includes the following:
- the LOC123046462 gene encoding pentatricopeptide repeat-containing protein At1g79490, mitochondrial, whose protein sequence is MLLRAGLPHLRRRAAALPLSLAPRRLSSDPPPSVEWIDTVDYLDETGEVLSSAPGARPAVPGADPTILSGSSAHPLPRPAAAARIAALALRHRSGPALSAALSALPSQPDPALLLLAANSLPASDPTPLLSLVGWARRQPWFVPSDDLSFIVAARLSPATHSSDLMSLFDDALLHPEPASFPKTLNAVVSALSTHGLLEPAFYCFKRLRDAGFHGLQTPTYNALLSLLLARGLAFKAFEVLDEMSVAGCDLDKGTYELAVPALARAGRIDASRKLFDEMRQRDGVRPASPGVYSTMVDVLAKSGRLDAAMGMYREMVAVGHRVSTAVSTAMLEGLVKAGKLDAGMELWEEMQRGGLRPSFGLYTMVVEANARSGRLDVAAKLFGDMEKSGFFPTPATYACLVEMHASAGNVDVAMRMYHSMANAGTRPGLSTFTALLTMLANKKLLDLAAKVLLEMKASGFPIEVTASDLLMIYIKDGSTELALRWLRFMGSAGIRTNNFIIRQLFESCMKMGLYDSARPLLETYVGAAAKVDMILYTSILAHLVRCQDEDSERAIMNILRVSRHKAHDFMCGLFTGPEQRKKPVLSFVREFFQGIDYENEESAARYFVNVLLNYLVLMGQMNRARCVWKVAYENKLFPKAIVFDQHIAWSLDIRNLSVGAALVSTVHTLHRFRKRMLYYGVVPRRIKLVTGPTLKMVVAQVLASLESPFEVSKVVLRAPGDSVLEWFKKPIVQQFLLNEIPSKSDVLMHKLNVMFPSSAPEARSLALPRSLGMSR, encoded by the coding sequence ATGCTCCTCCGCGCCGGGCTCCCCCACCTCCGCCGCCGCGCGGCGGCGCTGCCCCTGTCGCTCGCGCCGCGCCGGCTCTCGTCCGACCCTCCGCCGAGCGTCGAATGGATAGACACGGTCGACTACCTGGACGAGACGGGGGAGGTCCTCTCGTCCGCGCCTGGGGCGCGCCCCGCGGTGCCGGGCGCCGACCCCACCATCCTCTCCGGCTCCTCCGCCCACCCGCTCCCGCGCCCCGCCGCGGCCGCCCGCATCGCCGCGCTCGCGCTCCGCCACCGCTCGGGGCCGGCCCTCTCCGCCGCGCTCTCCGCGCTCCCCTCCCAGCCCgaccccgccctcctcctcctcgccgccaacTCCCTCCCCGCCTCCGACCCCACCCCGCTCCTCTCGCTCGTCGGCTGGGCCCGCCGCCAGCCCTGGTTCGTCCCCTCCGACGATCTGTCCTTCATCGTGGCCGCGCGTCTATCGCCGGCCACCCACTCCTCCGACCTCATGTCGCTCTTCGACGACGCCCTCTTGCACCCGGAGCCAGCCTCTTTCCCCAAGACCCTCAACGCCGTCGTCTCCGCGCTCTCCACCCACGGCCTCCTCGAGCCCGCCTTCTACTGCTTCAAGCGCCTCCGCGACGCAGGCTTCCATGGCCTCCAGACGCCCACCTACAATGCCCTCCTCTCGCTGCTGCTTGCCAGGGGGCTCGCCTTCAAGGCCTTCGAGGTGCTCGATGAAATGTCTGTGGCGGGCTGCGACCTCGACAAGGGCACCTACGAGCTTGCTGTGCCGGCGCTTGCACGCGCTGGAAGGATCGACGCATCACGCAAGCTGTTTGATGAAATGAGACAGAGGGATGGAGTCCGGCCTGCCTCGCCGGGGGTGTACAGCACTATGGTCGATGTACTGGCCAAATCAGGGAGGCTTGACGCTGCGATGGGGATGTACAGGGAGATGGTGGCAGTGGGGCACAGGGTGAGCACGGCTGTGAGCACCGCCATGCTGGAGGGGCTTGTGAAGGCTGGGAAGCTGGATGCAGGGATGGAGCTTTGGGAGGAGATGCAGCGAGGAGGGCTCCGACCAAGCTTTGGGTTGTACACCATGGTAGTCGAGGCAAATGCACGGTCAGGGAGGCTGGATGTCGCTGCGAAGCTGTTTGGTGATATGGAGAAGTCTGGCTTCTTCCCTACTCCTGCCACATATGCTTGTTTGGTCGAAATGCATGCTTCAGCGGGGAATGTGGATGTAGCAATGAGGATGTACCACTCGATGGCAAATGCAGGAACAAGGCCAGGGCTGAGCACATTTACAGCATTACTGACCATGCTGGCGAATAAGAAGCTGCTTGATTTGGCTGCAAAGGTGCTGCTTGAGATGAAGGCATCAGGGTTCCCCATCGAAGTGACCGCGAGTGACCTGTTGATGATTTATATCAAAGATGGGTCGACGGAGCTTGCTCTCCGGTGGCTGCGGTTCATGGGTTCTGCCGGGATACGAACCAACAATTTCATCATAAGGCAGCTCTTTGAGTCTTGCATGAAGATGGGGCTGTATGACTCGGCACGGCCACTGCTCGAGACGTATGTCGGTGCGGCGGCGAAGGTGGACATGATACTGTACACTTCAATCCTCGCACATTTGGTGCGGTGCCAGGATGAGGACAGCGAACGGGCAATCATGAACATCCTGAGAGTGAGCAGGCACAAGGCGCACGACTTCATGTGCGGGTTGTTCACCGGGCCAGAGCAAAGGAAGAAGCCCGTGCTCTCCTTTGTCCGGGAGTTCTTCCAAGGCATTGACTACGAGAATGAGGAGAGTGCGGCGAGGTACTTTGTGAACGTGCTCCTCAACTACCTGGTGCTCATGGGGCAGATGAACCGTGCACGATGCGTTTGGAAGGTCGCTTATGAGAACAAGTTGTTCCCCAAGGCCATCGTATTCGACCAGCACATCGCCTGGTCCCTGGACATCCGGAACCTGTCGGTGGGAGCGGCGCTCGTCTCGACAGTGCACACGCTGCACCGGTTCAGGAAGCGGATGCTCTACTACGGGGTCGTGCCGCGGCGCATCAAGCTGGTGACAGGGCCGACGCTCAAGATGGTGGTGGCCCAGGTGCTGGCTTCGCTGGAGTCGCCATTCGAGGTGAGCAAGGTTGTCCTGCGCGCGCCCGGGGACTCGGTGCTTGAGTGGTTCAAGAAGCCGATCGTGCAGCAGTTCCTGCTCAATGAGATACCGTCGAAGTCCGACGTCCTGATGCACAAGCTGAACGTTATGTTCCCAAGCTCGGCGCCCGAGGCCCGGTCTCTGGCCCTTCCCAGGTCCCTTGGCATGTCACGCTGA